AGCGCCCGCGCGACGACTTCCTTGAGCGGCCGAGGTTCCCCGGCCACGCCGGCGTAGTATCGCTCGAGCGCCGGGCCGCAGAGGATCGTCTCGATGATGCCGCGCGTGCCGTAGCCGGACATTTCGCCATCGGGCTCGATGACAATCTGTCCCCATTCGCCGGCGATGCCGTGGCAACCGTTGAGCACGTGCCCGTTCACGACGAATCCGCCGCCGCAGCCCGTGCCCATGATGATGCCGAAGACCGTCTCGTAGCCGCGCGCGGCGCCCATCGTGGCCTCCGCGAGCGCGAAGCAGTTCGCGTCGTTCGCGATCTCGATCTTCACGCCGAGCGCGCGCTGGAGGTCGTCGCGGAAGGGGCGCCCGTTCAGGCATTGGGTGTTCGAGCCGCGCTGGAGGCCACTTTTCGGGTCGCGCGTGCCGGGCGTGCCGATGCCGATCACGCCCGGAAACGTTCCCGGGTAATGCGCGCGCAGCTCGGCGAGCAGTTTGCCGACCTGGCCGATGATGTGGTCGTAGCCGCCGGCGGATTCGGTCGGCACGCGCGTGCGGAAGAGTGCGGACGAAGGATTCGTGGGATCGACGATTGCGCCTTCGATCTTGGTTCCTCCGAGGTCGATGCCGACGAGATGCATGTCAGTAGGACTTCGCGAAGACCACGCGCTGCTTGCTCGGCTCGCCCGTGAAGATGCACGTGCCCGACTCGGGGTTTTCCTCGAACGGGATGCAACGGATCGTAACCTTGAGATCCTCTTTGATCTTCGCCTCCGCCTCGGCGCTGCCGTTCCAATGCGCGAGCGCGAAGCCGCCGTGGATCTCCGGCTTGTTCGCGTTCTTGGCGGTGAAATACGCGTAGAACTCCTCCTTCGAATCGATGACCTTCGTCTGCGCGTCGCGGAAGGTGGTGGCCCGTTCGAGCAGGCTCGCCTGGATCTCGTCGAGGATCGTGCACACGCGGTTCACCGCCTCGAACTGCGGGAGAAATTCCTTCTGCTTCGGCGAATTGTCGCGGCGCGCAAGGGCGACGGTGCCGGACTCGATATCGCGCGGGCCAATCTCGATGCGAATCGGCGCGCCTTTCTTGATCCACTCCCAGCTCTTCACGCCGCCGCCGAGATCGCGTTCGTCGATTTCCACGCGCACGGGCTCGCCGTGATAGAACTGCGTGCGCAGGTCCGCGGCCAGCCTGTGTGCGGCCTCGAGCACCGCGGCGCGGGTCTCGGGCTTCGGCGTAATCGGGAGAATCACCACCTGCGAGGGCGCCACGCGCGGCGGGATGATCACGCCGTCGTCGTCGCCGTGCGCCATGATGAGCGTGCCGATGAGGCGGGTGCTTACGCCCCAACTCGTCGTCCACGCGTGTTGCACCTGGCCGTCGCGCCCCTGGAACTTGATGTCCGACGCCTTCGCGAAGTTCTGCCCGAGGAAGTGCGATGTGCCGGCCTGGATCGCCTTGCGGTCCTGCACCATCGCCTCGATGCAATACGTCCGCACCGCGCCCGGGAAACGCTCGCTCTCGCTCTTCTCGCCCGTGAGGACAGGAATCGCGAGGTAGTCGCGGGCGAAAGTCTCGTAAACACCGAGCATTCTCTCAGTCTCCTCCACGGCCTCGGCCTCGGTCTCGTGAGCGGTATGACCCTCCTGCCAGAGGAACTCCGCCGTGCGCAGGAACAGGCGCGGGCGCATCTCCCAGCGGACGACGTTCGCCCACTGGTTGATGAGAATCGGCAGGTCGCGGTAGCTGCTCACCCACTTCGCGTAGGTCGCGCCAATGATCGTCTCCGACGTCGGCCGCACGATGAGCGGCTCGGTGAGCGGGCCGGCGGGCACAAGCTTGCCCTCGGCCGTCTTCTCGAGGCGGTGATGCGTGACCACCGCGCACTCCGTCGCGAAGCCTTCCACATGGTCGGCCTCCTTCTGCAAATGCGAGAGCGGGATGAAGAGCGGGAAATACGCGTTCTTGTGGCCCGTGGCCTTGAACATGCCGTCAAGCACGGCCTGCATGCGCTCCCAGAGCGCGTAGCCCCATGGTTTGATGACCATGCAGCCACGCACCTCGGAGTTCTCGGCGAGGTCGGCGGCGCGGACGACCTGTTGATACCATTCGGGAAAATCCTCGGCGCGGCGCGGCGAGATGGCGGTTTTTTCGGACATACGGAAGCGGCCGATCTTGCTTACGCCGCCCTGCGGATACAAACGGAATCTGGCCGCCCCGGGCTGCGGGAGGTCACGGTGTTCACGGATTTCACCCTGCCGCCAGTGAGGAGGAACCTAGGCGGGGGAGAGACTCGTCAGGAAGCGCCGGAAAAAATCCACGCCGGCCTCGAGGTCGGCGACGGCGAGGAATTCATCCTTCGTGTGCGCCTGCTCGATCGATCCCGGGCCGACCGCGACCGCCGGAACGCTTCGCTCGGCGAAACTGGCCGCGTCGCAGAACCATGCCGCGGTCGTGCAGGTCGCGCCGACGCGTTCCAACGCCCGGATCATCGGATGCTCCGGCTCGGTGAACATCGGCGGCGCGCTCCAGCTCTCGATTTCAAGACCGGGACAAATCTCGCGCAGACGGGCAAGCGTCGTCTCGAGTTCCTGCCCCGGGACCGTGCGCATGTCGACCAGGAGTTCGCAATAATCCGGAACGACGTTGACCTTCGTGCCGCCGCGAATCGTGCCGGCGCTGATCGTGGGCGAACCGAGCACCGGATGCCGCCGCTTCGCCAGGCCCGGAGCGAGTTCGTCGCGGATGCAGCGCAGCACGTCGGCCATCTTGTAGAGCGCGTTGTCGCCGCGCTCGGGAGCGGAAGCGTGCACCGCGGTGCCCCGGGCGCGCAGCGTGTGCCAGGAGGATCCCTTGGTCGCGTGGACGACCTGCAACCCGGTCGGCTCGCCGACGATCACGAAGTCGAAGGTCTCCCGCGCAGCGAGATGCTGCGAACCGTGGAGACCGGCTTCCTCGCCCATCAGGCCGGCGAACCAGATTTCGTGCGACAGCCCGGGCAATTCATCGCGGCATTCCTTCAGCGCCCAGAGCATCGCGGCGATGGAGCCTTTCGTGTCGGACGCGCCGCGGCCCCAGATTTTCCCGTCCCAGAGCTCGCCCCCGAAAGGATCGATCGTCATTCCGCCCACGCTCACGGTATCCGTGTGCGGAGCGAGGAGCAGGCGAGGCTTGCCGGGGCGATCGGCGGGAAACCGCGCGACGACGTTGGGCCGCTCGGGCAGGATCTCGGGCAGCGTGACCTCCGCACCGAGTCCGCGCAGGAAATCGCCGATGGCGCGGGCGATCTCTTTTTCACCGAGGCCATCGGTGCCGGGCTCGCCATCCGGATTGACGCTCGGGATGCGGATCAGCTCCTGGAGCAGTTCGGTGGCGCTGGCGGGCATGGCCTTAGTTTCGCAAACTTCGATACCACGCGACGAACTTCGGGATGCCGTCGGCGATCCTGGTGTGCGGATCGTAGCCGAGCAGCCGGCGTGCCTTGGAAATATCGGCCGAGGTGAGCGGCATGTCGCCCTTCTGCTCGGGCAGTTGCTGGATGACCGCCTTCTTGCCGAGCGAGGCCTCGAGGGCGGCGATGAGCTCGTTGAGCGTGGTCGTCTCGCTCTCGCCGAGGTTGAAAATGTCGAACGCCTCCGCGCCACTCTCCGTGTAATCGACCGCGCCGAGCACGCCCTGCACGATGTCGTCGATGTAGGTGTAGTCGCGCCGCGTTTCCCCGGCGCCGAACTTCGGGATCGCCTGCCCGCGCTCGATCATGTCGGTGAACTTGTGGATCGCCAGATCCGGACGCTGCCCCGGCCCATAGACCGTGAAGAAGCGCAGGCAGACGACGCGCATGCCGTAGAGATTCGAGAAATTCCCGCAGATCTGTTCGCCGGCGAGTTTCGTCGCGGCGTAGGGGCTGAGCGTCTGCGGCAGGGGCAGGTCCTCTGAGAAGGGCACGACTTTCGAGAGGCCGTAAACGGAGGAGCTCGACGCGAAGACAAACCGCTTCGTTCCGGCGGCACGAGCGCCCTCGAGGAGGTTGTAGGTGCCGGTGATGTTCGTATCGATGTAGCCGCGGGGATTTTCGATCGAGGGCCGCACGCCGGCTCGCGCGGCGAGGTGGATGACGACGTCGAATTTCCCATCGGCAAGAGCACCCTGCACGGCGCCGAAGTCCTCGATATCGATCTCGAGAAGCCGCGCCCGCCCGTCAAAGCTGTCGACGTTCGCCCGCTTGATCGCCGGGGCATAGAAATCGGTGAAGTTATCGATCACCGCGACGTCGTGGCCGTCGTCGAGGAGACGACGAACGACGTGCGAACCGATAAACCCGGCTCCGCCGGTTACGACAATCTTCATCGCAGAACCCTATCGGGCGGAAAAAAATGCGGGCAAGGCTTTTTGGCGGGACGCCGCGCTCATGGCTGGATGGTCTCGACGCTGCCGACCGTGGGATGCGTGTGGATCATCTTCGAAAACCAGCTCGCGGACGGCTTGAAGACGCGGTCGTAGGTCTTCGGATCCATCGTCGAGAGGCCGAACGTCGCCTTGTAGCCGTAGTGCCACTCGTAATTGTCGGCGAGGGACCACGCGAAGTAGCCGCGCACGTCGTAGCCATCGCGGATGGCGCGACCGACGGCGGCGAGGTGCTCGCGCATGTATTTGATGCGCTTCTCGTCGTTCTTCGTGGCGATGCCGTTCTCGGTGATCATCATCGGCTTCCCGTAACGATTCGCGACGCGCCTGATTTCCTTGTAGAGACCGTTCGGATCGATGCGCCAGCCCATCATCGTGAAGTTCGGGCCATGGCGATAGGGCTCGGCCAGAAGCGAGATCGGCCCCGGAGCCTGTGAATAGTAGTAGTTGATGCCGAGGATATCACAGACGTCGTAGATGCGGTCGAGGTGATCGATGTTCTGGTGAATCATCGTGTTGTAGATGAGGCCATCGGGGTCGAGCGGGGCGCGTTCCCACCATGGCAGAGCCTCGACACACATCACCTTGGCGCTCGGCTTGATCTTCCTGATGCGGGCCGCGGCGTCACGGAACATGCCGGTGCTGGCGTCGATGGCCTTCCAGTAATGGCCGAAGGCGAAGTCCATGCCGGGCGGCCACACGCCGACGATGTAGGCCGTGGTGATCTGCCCGTTCGGCTCGTTCTGCGGCGCATAGAAGTTCGTGTAGGGCGCGGTGGCGCGCACCATTTTCTCGACGTAGGCATTCCAGCGCCAGCGGACGTCGGGATGCAGCCAGTTGGACTTGCCGGGCTTCTTGTGGTCGTAGAGCCAGTCGGGGAACGTGAAGTGCCAGAGGCAGATGACGGGCTCGATGCCGGCAGCCTTCAGACGGCGCGCCATCTCCACGTAACGTCGGATGACTTCTTCGTCATACACGCCGGGCTGCGGCTCGACGCGGCCCCATTCGATGCTGAAGCGGTAGTGGGTGACGCCGATTTTCCGGAGTGCAGCAAGGTCCTTGTCGAAGTGCGTCCACGTGTAGAGCGCGTTGCCCTTTTCCGGCGCCTTCTTCTGCGAGATGAGGACGTCCCAATCGGTCGAGAAGTCGTCCGTCGGTTTCAGGTCGGGATCCTCGTATTGGTAGCTCGCCGTGGAAATGCCCCACGCGAATTTTGCGGCGGGATTCGGCGTCGACCGCGGAGGCGGCGGCTGCGGGCCTTTACCGAGCGGACCCAGGGGATCGAGGGCGCTGCAGCCGGTGAGAAGAGCGCTGGCGGCGAAAAGAACGGCGAGGGCAGAGCGTTTCACGTGCCTTAGAAAGAATACCAGCCGTCGTTCAGTCCATCCCAATCGTCCCACTTCGAGCCCGACTGGCTGATGCCGCCGTCGACCGCGGCATCGGTCTCGAGTTTCTTCCAGGAGCGGAGGCGCACGTAGGCGGCGTATTCCCGCTTCGTGCCGGCGAAGATCCGGTTCTCGCTCTTCGGATCGACGTAGAGGAAATACGTGCGGCCGTGGCTGGAGACAGCGGTGACCTTGTTTGGCGGCAGCGTCTTGTAGAGGGCGATCTGTTTGGGTTTCGTCGCGGTGAACGGCCGGAAACCGGCCCGCGTGAGCAGGTTTTGCTTCGAGGTGTCGTTGGTGGCGCAACCCACGGCAAAGGTGAGAAGAAGGAGGGCTCCGAGAACTTTGATCGGGTTCATGACGATAGGCCGCGAGCAATAGACGCCCCGCATGGTCGCCGCAAGCCGCGGCTTGCCGCCCCGCACGCGACTGCGCATCATCCGCGTCGTGAAAACTTTCGCTCCCCTCGCCGCCTGCCTCGCCCTCGCCTTCCTCCTCACGGGTTGCCTCGCGACGCCGGTCGCAAATTCCGGCGGCCCGGGCTCCGTCACCGTGACGAACACGAATGTGAACGCGATCATCGACGCGGCGAACAACGTCTTCCCGAACTACGGCTACTCGGTCGGACCAGCGAGCTATCCGGACTCGGTGAGCTACGACAAACCCGCCGGCGCCTTCGGCAAGCTTCTCTACGGCAGCTATGGCGTCACGACGACCGTGCGCGTGAAGCTCGTCATGACGCCGCTTCCCGGCACGAACAATTTCCGGCTCGGCACGCGCGTGTCGCGGGTGAGCAACGCCGGCGAGGCGGGATTCGAAGACAGCCAGAAGATGCTCGGCCTGTGGTCCGGCGAATTCGGGCCGATCCTGCGCCAGATCAGTTCCCAGGCTGGCGGCGCCGGCCCGATGTAGGCCCGCCCGGCTTCCCGGCCCGAACCCGCCGTTTCCATAATGCCACTTCGTCTCTATTTCGCGCCGGCATTGGCCGTCCTCGCTGCGACCATCGCCCACGCTGCCGAGACGACCTGGGAGCCAAATATCTATCCCGAGAATCAGCTTTTCGCGTCATTCGTGGTGAGCACCGCGATGATCGACCTGCCCGAGGACGAGCAGCCTTCCTGGGGCGACCGGCATCTCGGCGACGAGCAGGGCGTGATCGGCGCGGAACTCGAGCACGTGCCCAAGGGCGCGAAGATCACCGTCGATGTCAAAAAAGGCCCCTTCATCGAAGGCGGGCGCATCACCGTCACGGCGCCGAAGGGCGGCGACTGGCTTGTGCATCCGAAGGTCGCCTACGATTTCGACGCACTCACGAAGGTCCACCAGCCCCGCCCGATCAACATCACGATGGAAGTCAGCGTGAACGGCGTTTCTCTCGGCGAGCGCACCGAGACCGTCATCCTGCGCTCGATCAACGACTGCCTCTTCTCCGTCGACGAAGGCGACGACGTCGTCAGCGACTACGGATTTCTCTTCGCCGCCTACGTGAACGAAAACCATCCGTGGGTCGATCGCATCCTCCGCGAGGCGCTGGAGAGCGGCATCGTCGATAGCTTCGACGGCTACCAGAGCGAGGATCCCGATCAGGTGCTTCGCCAGATGTATGCCATCTGGGACGTCATGCAGCGCCGCGGCATGAAATACAGCAGCATCACCGAGACCGCATCGGAATCCGACACCGTGCTCAGCCAGCACGTCCGGCTCTTCGACGACGCCATCCGCGCGAAGCAGGCGAACTGCGTCGACGGCACCGTCCTGCTCGCCGCCATCCTCCGCAAGATCGGGCTCCACCCGTATCTGGCCACCGTGCCCGGTCACATGTTCCTCGCGGTCGATCTCGACGAGGAAGGCAACGAAACCGTCGGGCTCGAGACCACGATGATGGGCGACACCACCAGCGAGGCCGACGAGGAATCCCCCGTCATTTCCGATGCCCTCGTCGCCGAAGAAAAGAAACGCCCCTCGTGGAGCAGCTTCCAGAACGCCGTGGACTACGCGACCGCCGAGCTCGAGAAGGACCTCAAGAAATTCAATTCCGAGGACGAGACCGACTACCAGCTCACCGACATCGCCCTCGCTCGCCGCCATGGCATTCTGCCGATCACGTCTCCCGAGGACGGCAAGGATATCGACTGATCCTCACACCTCGGCCGCCCGCGATTGAGCCGCCGCGCATTCGCCGCTAGCTTCGTGGAATGACGCCCCGCTCGACCGCCGGCAGCGCCACCCGCTTCGCGCTGGTGGTCACCGCCTGCGTGCTCGCGCTCATTCTCGCGGCTGGCTGGGTCGTGCAGCAAAAGATCGATCGCACGAAGGCCACCGCCTTCGAGATCGCCGACCGCGTCGCGAACGCCCTGCAAGTCCGGCCAAAGGTGGTCGTCCATCATCGCACGATCGTCGAGCAGCAAAGCGACGTGCTGAAGCTCGTCACCCTCGAGAAAACCCTCACCGAGCGGCAACGCCTCGATGAATCCTGGCTCCACAGCACGAAGACCTTCGAGATCGAGGCCGACTTCGTCATCCGCGCCGGTTTCGATCTCTCGAAGCCCTTCGTCATCGAGGTCGATTCCAGCCGCGCCGTGCGCGCGACTCTCCCTCCCGCGGAAATTCTCGCCACGGAGATGCACGATGTCCGCATTCTCCGCGACGAGGACGGTCTTTGGAACCGGCTTACCGCCGCGGACCGCGAACAGGCCATCCGCGAGCTGCGCCTGCGAATCTCGCTCCGCGCCCGGGAATCCGACCTTCGCGAACAGGCCCGCACGAACGCCGAAAAACGCCTCACCGAGCTGCTTGCCCGGGACGGTCGCACGGTGACGTTCACGCCGTCGCTTTCCGCCTCCAGCGGCGTTCGCGAGTAGGCGTCTCCTCATCCCGAACTGTCGGAATCCGCTCGTTCCGCCCGGGCAGAACGTCCCCGGTTTTTCTCGGCCTTTCCGTGCCCCAATTCTCCCAAGCTCTGCCGAAAATTGCCTCCACATTCCCGTAGATATTCCTATTTTCACCCTTTTATTGACACGAGTTCATTCTTTTTACTACTTTATCCCCATGAGCGCGAGGCGTCCCGCAAGACCGCCCATGGCACGGCTGAGATTTCCCCTCTTCGGATCTCGGCAGGCACGCTCTCAGTCCCTTTCTGCGTCACGTCGACGCGGATTCGCGGAGCCCCTCGGCCCCGCAACCAACCAACCCAACAAGAAGGCATCGTCATGAAATCGATCGTCACCCTTAGCGTAGCAATCCTGCTGTCGGCCATCACCCTAGCCTCCGCAGCCACCGTGACTTACACCTCCGGAACGCTAAATTTGAACCTGACCGCCCAGGCCATCAGCCCGGCAATCAGTGTTTTGGGCACGTATTCGAATTCGGACACCGAGAGCGTGAATTTTACGCTTCAACAGTTCGACAGCAGCTTGGGAACTCTTCAATCAGTGCAATTTGTCACCGATTTTGCAGGCTCCATGACGTCCGCGACTTTTGATGTCTCGCCCACAGTCCCTCTTGTTTCGGCTAATCTCATTACCGCCGTCAGCTTGGATCGCTCGCTTTCCTTAAGCGTGAACAACGCTGCTTTCACCAATCCGGTCGGAATGGGAACCGCCAATGCCTCCGGCACCGTCCTCGCCTCGGTTCTCGGTGTCAACCTATCAGGGAACACCGGGACTGACGGATCCCTCACCGGAAGCAGCCGCAATGCCGTCCAAGGCTATACAACTTCCTCATTCGGCACGATCAGCCAGCTCAATGCTGTGTCGGGGCTCGGGACTTATTCCCTCACCCTTTCCGGGACCGACCTCTACAGTTTCACGGCCACGGCAACCGCTGGCACGACCACATGGGGAGGCACCACAGGCTATTCTGGAACGGTGAGTGTGATTTACACCTACGCCGCCGTGCCGGAGCCCGGCACTACCACGCTTCTCGTGAGCGCCGGCCTCGGCCTGCTTGTTCTCCTCCGTCGCCGTCACGTCGCGATTTAATTTTCACGTCCGCAGTATCGACCAACCGGCTTTCACCCGCTACAAAACCCGCGGGTTATGGAGTCGGCGGAAATGCGGCGCGTCGTCGAAGACGCGGAACGGGACAAGAACTGGAAACGGTGGGGACCTTACCTTTCCGAACGCCAGTGGGGGACCGTGCGCGAGGATTATTCCGGCAACGGCAACGCCTGGGCCAGCTTCCCGCACGATCATGCCCGCAGTCGGACGTATCGCTGGGGCGAGGACGGCCTGCTCGGCTGGACCGATCGCCAGTCCCGCCTCTGCTTCGCCGTCGCCCTCTGGAACGGCAAGGATCCCATTCTCAAGGAGCGCCTTTTCGGCCTGACGAATAACCAGGGCAACCACGGCGAGGACGTCAAGGAGTGCTACTACTACCTCGACGCCACGCCGACGGCCTCCTACGCCAAGGCCCTCTACAAATACCCCCAGACCGCCTTCCCCTACGACGCGCTCGTCGCCGAGAATGCAAAACGCGGCCGCGACGCCCTGGAATACGAGCTCGAAGATACCGGCATCTTCGACGAGAGCCGCTACTTCGACGTCTTCATCGAATACATCAAGGCCGGCCCCGACGACACCTACATCCAGCTCACGATCGCAAACCGCGGGCCCGAGGCCGCCACGCTCGACGTGCTGCCGACGCTCTGGTTCCGCAACACCTGGAGCTGGGGCTGCAAGCACGAGGGCTGCACGCTGAAGCCCCGCATGTGGAAGACCAGCGCGCGCCGCGTGGCCACCACTCACGAGACGCTTCACGACTTCGAGTGGCTCGTCGCCCGCAAGCCCGACGCCTGGCTTTTCACCGACAACGAGACGAATACCGACCGCCTCTACAAGCAGCCCAACGCCTCCCCGTGGGTGAAGGATGCCTTCCATCGCCACATCGTCGACGGCGAGGAGGGCGCAGTGAACCCGAACTTCCGCGGCACGAAGACCGCCGCCCACTACCACCTCGAGATTCCCGCCGGCGGCGAGGCCAGGCTCCAGCTCCAGATTCGCGCCCGCACGGGCGACCTCGGCGAATTCGACCCCGAGCGGTTCGAGAGCGTTTACAAGAAACGCCTTCAGGACGCCGACGACTTCTACGCGGACCTCATTCCCGCGAACGTCAACGCCGAGCAATACCGCGTCGCCCGCCAGGCCTACGCCGGCCT
The sequence above is drawn from the Chthoniobacterales bacterium genome and encodes:
- a CDS encoding NAD-dependent epimerase/dehydratase family protein → MKIVVTGGAGFIGSHVVRRLLDDGHDVAVIDNFTDFYAPAIKRANVDSFDGRARLLEIDIEDFGAVQGALADGKFDVVIHLAARAGVRPSIENPRGYIDTNITGTYNLLEGARAAGTKRFVFASSSSVYGLSKVVPFSEDLPLPQTLSPYAATKLAGEQICGNFSNLYGMRVVCLRFFTVYGPGQRPDLAIHKFTDMIERGQAIPKFGAGETRRDYTYIDDIVQGVLGAVDYTESGAEAFDIFNLGESETTTLNELIAALEASLGKKAVIQQLPEQKGDMPLTSADISKARRLLGYDPHTRIADGIPKFVAWYRSLRN
- a CDS encoding ROK family protein, whose translation is MHLVGIDLGGTKIEGAIVDPTNPSSALFRTRVPTESAGGYDHIIGQVGKLLAELRAHYPGTFPGVIGIGTPGTRDPKSGLQRGSNTQCLNGRPFRDDLQRALGVKIEIANDANCFALAEATMGAARGYETVFGIIMGTGCGGGFVVNGHVLNGCHGIAGEWGQIVIEPDGEMSGYGTRGIIETILCGPALERYYAGVAGEPRPLKEVVARALAGTDPHAIATMTRMTDTFARALAIIIDTFDPHAVVVGGGVGNIDALYSDETRAKISSHIFAPTFEAALLKPTLGDSAGVFGAAMLTA
- a CDS encoding choice-of-anchor E domain-containing protein, whose amino-acid sequence is MKSIVTLSVAILLSAITLASAATVTYTSGTLNLNLTAQAISPAISVLGTYSNSDTESVNFTLQQFDSSLGTLQSVQFVTDFAGSMTSATFDVSPTVPLVSANLITAVSLDRSLSLSVNNAAFTNPVGMGTANASGTVLASVLGVNLSGNTGTDGSLTGSSRNAVQGYTTSSFGTISQLNAVSGLGTYSLTLSGTDLYSFTATATAGTTTWGGTTGYSGTVSVIYTYAAVPEPGTTTLLVSAGLGLLVLLRRRHVAI
- a CDS encoding DUF4230 domain-containing protein, producing the protein MTPRSTAGSATRFALVVTACVLALILAAGWVVQQKIDRTKATAFEIADRVANALQVRPKVVVHHRTIVEQQSDVLKLVTLEKTLTERQRLDESWLHSTKTFEIEADFVIRAGFDLSKPFVIEVDSSRAVRATLPPAEILATEMHDVRILRDEDGLWNRLTAADREQAIRELRLRISLRARESDLREQARTNAEKRLTELLARDGRTVTFTPSLSASSGVRE
- a CDS encoding family 1 glycosylhydrolase, producing MKRSALAVLFAASALLTGCSALDPLGPLGKGPQPPPPRSTPNPAAKFAWGISTASYQYEDPDLKPTDDFSTDWDVLISQKKAPEKGNALYTWTHFDKDLAALRKIGVTHYRFSIEWGRVEPQPGVYDEEVIRRYVEMARRLKAAGIEPVICLWHFTFPDWLYDHKKPGKSNWLHPDVRWRWNAYVEKMVRATAPYTNFYAPQNEPNGQITTAYIVGVWPPGMDFAFGHYWKAIDASTGMFRDAAARIRKIKPSAKVMCVEALPWWERAPLDPDGLIYNTMIHQNIDHLDRIYDVCDILGINYYYSQAPGPISLLAEPYRHGPNFTMMGWRIDPNGLYKEIRRVANRYGKPMMITENGIATKNDEKRIKYMREHLAAVGRAIRDGYDVRGYFAWSLADNYEWHYGYKATFGLSTMDPKTYDRVFKPSASWFSKMIHTHPTVGSVETIQP
- a CDS encoding M20 family metallopeptidase; this translates as MPASATELLQELIRIPSVNPDGEPGTDGLGEKEIARAIGDFLRGLGAEVTLPEILPERPNVVARFPADRPGKPRLLLAPHTDTVSVGGMTIDPFGGELWDGKIWGRGASDTKGSIAAMLWALKECRDELPGLSHEIWFAGLMGEEAGLHGSQHLAARETFDFVIVGEPTGLQVVHATKGSSWHTLRARGTAVHASAPERGDNALYKMADVLRCIRDELAPGLAKRRHPVLGSPTISAGTIRGGTKVNVVPDYCELLVDMRTVPGQELETTLARLREICPGLEIESWSAPPMFTEPEHPMIRALERVGATCTTAAWFCDAASFAERSVPAVAVGPGSIEQAHTKDEFLAVADLEAGVDFFRRFLTSLSPA
- the proS gene encoding proline--tRNA ligase, which produces MSEKTAISPRRAEDFPEWYQQVVRAADLAENSEVRGCMVIKPWGYALWERMQAVLDGMFKATGHKNAYFPLFIPLSHLQKEADHVEGFATECAVVTHHRLEKTAEGKLVPAGPLTEPLIVRPTSETIIGATYAKWVSSYRDLPILINQWANVVRWEMRPRLFLRTAEFLWQEGHTAHETEAEAVEETERMLGVYETFARDYLAIPVLTGEKSESERFPGAVRTYCIEAMVQDRKAIQAGTSHFLGQNFAKASDIKFQGRDGQVQHAWTTSWGVSTRLIGTLIMAHGDDDGVIIPPRVAPSQVVILPITPKPETRAAVLEAAHRLAADLRTQFYHGEPVRVEIDERDLGGGVKSWEWIKKGAPIRIEIGPRDIESGTVALARRDNSPKQKEFLPQFEAVNRVCTILDEIQASLLERATTFRDAQTKVIDSKEEFYAYFTAKNANKPEIHGGFALAHWNGSAEAEAKIKEDLKVTIRCIPFEENPESGTCIFTGEPSKQRVVFAKSY